The Burkholderia pyrrocinia genome has a segment encoding these proteins:
- a CDS encoding acyl-CoA dehydrogenase: MSAATFHWDDPLLLDQQLTEEERMVRDAAQAYAQDKLAPRVTEAFRHERTDAAIFREMGEVGLLGPTIPEEYGGPGLNYVSYGLIAREVERVDSGYRSMMSVQSSLVMVPIHEFGSDAQKQKYLPKLATGEWIGCFGLTEPNHGSDPGSMVTRAKKVPGGYSLSGAKMWITNSPIADVFVVWAKLEENGKDAIRGFILEKGWKGLSAPTIHGKVGLRASITGEIVLDEVFVPEENLMPNVSGLRGPFTCLNSARYGIAWGALGAAESCWHTARQYVLDRQQFGRPLAANQLIQKKLADMQTEITLGLQGVLRLGRMKDEGTAAVEITSIMKRNSCGKSLDIARLARDMLGGNGISDEFGVARHLVNLEVVNTYEGTHDIHALILGRAQTGIQAFF, from the coding sequence ATGAGTGCTGCAACTTTTCATTGGGACGATCCGCTGCTGCTCGACCAGCAACTGACCGAGGAAGAGCGGATGGTGCGCGATGCCGCGCAGGCTTACGCGCAGGACAAGCTCGCGCCGCGCGTCACCGAAGCGTTCCGCCACGAGCGCACCGACGCCGCCATCTTCCGCGAGATGGGCGAAGTCGGCCTGCTCGGCCCGACGATTCCGGAGGAATACGGCGGCCCCGGCCTCAATTACGTGAGCTACGGCCTGATCGCGCGCGAAGTCGAGCGCGTCGATTCGGGCTACCGGTCGATGATGTCCGTGCAGTCGTCGCTCGTGATGGTGCCGATTCACGAATTCGGCTCGGACGCGCAGAAGCAGAAATACCTGCCGAAGCTCGCGACCGGCGAATGGATCGGCTGCTTCGGGCTGACCGAACCGAACCACGGCTCCGATCCGGGCAGCATGGTCACGCGCGCGAAGAAGGTCCCTGGCGGTTACTCGCTGTCCGGCGCGAAGATGTGGATCACGAATTCGCCGATCGCCGACGTGTTCGTCGTGTGGGCGAAGCTCGAAGAAAACGGCAAGGACGCGATCCGCGGCTTCATCCTCGAGAAGGGCTGGAAGGGACTGTCGGCGCCCACGATCCACGGCAAGGTCGGGCTGCGCGCATCGATCACCGGCGAGATCGTCCTCGACGAGGTGTTCGTGCCCGAAGAGAACCTGATGCCGAACGTGAGCGGCCTGCGCGGCCCGTTCACGTGCCTGAACTCGGCGCGCTACGGGATCGCGTGGGGCGCGCTCGGCGCCGCCGAATCGTGCTGGCACACCGCGCGCCAGTATGTGCTCGACCGCCAGCAGTTCGGCCGGCCGCTCGCTGCGAACCAGTTGATCCAGAAGAAGCTCGCCGACATGCAGACCGAAATCACGCTCGGCCTGCAAGGCGTGCTGCGCCTCGGCCGGATGAAGGATGAAGGCACGGCGGCCGTCGAGATCACGTCGATCATGAAGCGCAATTCGTGCGGCAAGTCGCTCGACATCGCACGGCTCGCGCGCGACATGCTCGGCGGCAACGGCATCTCCGACGAATTCGGCGTCGCGCGCCACCTCGTGAACCTCGAAGTGGTCAACACGTACGAAGGCACGCACGACATCCACGCGCTGATCCTCGGCCGCGCACAGACGGGCATCCAGGCATTCTTCTGA
- a CDS encoding FAD-dependent oxidoreductase, which produces MATMSIDYQTLKFEYRARGHDAAVHPVIVVGAGPVGLSAAIDLAQQGVPVVLLDDDDTLSTGSRAICFAKRTLEIFDRLGCGERFVDKGVSWHVGKVFLQDEQLYAFDLLPEEGHARPAFINLQQYYVEGYLADRAFELPNIDIRWKHKVTGIEQSAEHAVLTIETPEGVATLRAQYVIAADGSRSPMRAMMGLESHGRTFKDRFLIADVKMKAEFPTERWFWFDPPFHPNQSVLLHRQPDNVWRIDFQLGWDADPVAEKQPERVIPRVRALLGPDVEFELEWVSVYTFRCQRMDTFRHGRVLFAGDSAHGVSPFGARGANSGVQDADNLAWKLKLVLDGRSADRLLDTYASEREFAADENIRNSTRSTDFITPKSPVSRVFRDATLKLARDCEFARKLVNSGRLSVPAVLADSPLNTPDREGDAFAGAMRPGAAAADAPVRVQDASGWLLQHLSGGFTGVLFGLPGDAAALAQAVDGLAPPVRPVLVVPAGHAQPVAGVDVVEDVDGFAAQRYDAKPGTFYLLRPDQHVCARTRMPDRQAIADALARATCAR; this is translated from the coding sequence ATGGCGACCATGAGCATCGATTACCAGACGCTGAAGTTCGAATACCGCGCACGCGGGCATGACGCGGCCGTTCACCCGGTAATCGTCGTCGGCGCGGGCCCGGTGGGCCTGTCGGCCGCGATCGACCTCGCGCAGCAGGGCGTGCCCGTGGTGCTGCTCGACGACGACGACACGCTGTCGACCGGCTCGCGCGCGATTTGCTTCGCGAAACGCACGCTCGAGATCTTCGACCGGCTCGGCTGCGGCGAGCGCTTCGTCGACAAGGGCGTGAGCTGGCACGTCGGCAAGGTGTTCCTGCAGGACGAGCAACTGTACGCATTCGACCTGCTGCCCGAGGAAGGGCATGCGCGCCCCGCGTTCATCAACCTGCAGCAGTACTACGTCGAAGGTTATCTGGCCGACCGCGCGTTCGAGCTGCCGAACATCGACATCCGCTGGAAGCACAAGGTGACCGGCATCGAGCAGTCGGCCGAGCATGCGGTGCTGACGATCGAGACGCCGGAAGGTGTCGCGACGCTGCGCGCGCAATACGTGATCGCGGCCGACGGCTCGCGCAGCCCGATGCGCGCGATGATGGGCCTCGAAAGCCACGGCCGCACGTTCAAGGACCGTTTCCTGATCGCCGACGTGAAGATGAAGGCGGAGTTTCCGACCGAGCGCTGGTTCTGGTTCGATCCGCCGTTCCACCCGAACCAGTCGGTGCTGCTGCACCGCCAGCCCGACAACGTGTGGCGCATCGACTTCCAGCTCGGCTGGGACGCCGACCCCGTCGCCGAGAAGCAGCCGGAGCGCGTGATCCCGCGCGTGCGCGCGCTGCTCGGGCCGGACGTCGAGTTCGAACTCGAATGGGTGAGTGTCTATACGTTCCGCTGCCAGCGGATGGACACGTTCCGTCACGGCCGCGTGCTGTTCGCGGGCGACTCCGCGCACGGCGTGTCGCCGTTCGGCGCGCGCGGCGCGAACAGCGGCGTGCAGGACGCGGACAACCTCGCATGGAAGCTGAAGCTCGTGCTCGACGGCCGCTCGGCCGACCGCCTGCTCGATACGTACGCGAGCGAGCGCGAGTTCGCGGCCGACGAGAACATCCGCAATTCGACGCGCTCGACCGATTTCATCACGCCGAAGAGCCCGGTGTCGCGCGTGTTCCGCGACGCGACGCTGAAGCTCGCACGCGATTGCGAATTCGCGCGCAAGCTCGTGAACAGCGGCCGCCTGTCGGTGCCGGCCGTGCTGGCCGATTCGCCGCTGAACACGCCGGACCGCGAAGGCGACGCATTCGCGGGCGCGATGCGGCCGGGCGCGGCGGCAGCCGATGCGCCGGTGCGTGTGCAGGATGCGTCGGGCTGGCTGCTGCAGCATCTGAGCGGCGGCTTCACCGGCGTGCTGTTCGGGTTGCCGGGCGATGCGGCCGCGCTCGCGCAGGCCGTCGACGGCCTCGCGCCGCCGGTGCGGCCGGTGCTCGTCGTGCCGGCCGGGCACGCGCAGCCGGTGGCCGGCGTCGACGTCGTGGAGGACGTCGACGGTTTCGCCGCGCAACGCTATGACGCGAAGCCCGGCACGTTCTACCTGCTGCGTCCCGATCAGCACGTCTGCGCACGCACGCGCATGCCCGACCGTCAGGCGATTGCCGACGCACTGGCGCGCGCGACCTGCGCCCGCTGA
- a CDS encoding DUF2783 domain-containing protein, translating into MPSLDTRPRLADPDAFYEALIDMHRDLSDADSQLVNAKLILLLANQIGDADVLREAMALARQGVTPPVHPAAEVAQ; encoded by the coding sequence ATGCCCTCCCTCGACACCCGTCCGCGCCTGGCCGATCCGGACGCGTTCTACGAAGCGCTGATCGACATGCATCGCGACCTGTCCGACGCCGACAGCCAGCTCGTCAACGCGAAGCTGATCCTGCTGCTCGCGAACCAGATCGGCGACGCCGACGTGCTGCGCGAAGCGATGGCGCTCGCGCGCCAGGGCGTGACGCCGCCCGTGCATCCGGCCGCCGAGGTGGCGCAATGA
- a CDS encoding GFA family protein: MSHPESMEGGCACGAIRYRIAHVPTDAGFCHCRLCQRTTGAAVVASASVPIGAFEYLQGEPTVYASSAWGERRFCGRCGAQLEYRLIDAPKTVEINYATLDEPSRLRPAWHVWYGDRFPGIEIDDDLPKYDDGGSA, translated from the coding sequence ATGTCTCACCCGGAATCAATGGAAGGCGGATGCGCGTGCGGCGCGATCCGCTACCGTATCGCCCACGTTCCGACCGACGCCGGCTTTTGCCACTGCCGGCTGTGCCAGCGCACGACCGGCGCGGCGGTCGTCGCATCGGCATCGGTGCCGATCGGCGCGTTCGAATACCTGCAGGGCGAGCCGACCGTCTACGCGTCGAGCGCGTGGGGCGAGCGGCGCTTCTGCGGCCGTTGCGGCGCGCAGCTCGAATACCGGCTGATCGACGCGCCGAAAACGGTCGAGATCAATTACGCGACGCTCGACGAGCCGTCGCGGCTGCGTCCGGCGTGGCATGTCTGGTATGGGGATCGTTTCCCGGGCATCGAGATCGACGACGATCTGCCCAAGTACGACGATGGCGGAAGTGCTTAA
- a CDS encoding type IV pilus assembly protein: MNVDRRMRAHTLLEVLIAMTVGLLVLAAAGALYHAQRVAQRRAEDGFRMRDAAGTALMLIGQQLQMAGFRPLDAEGASSLPPVFGCSMARVRGDGAQVRCEPVRASSDALLIRYVGDAVSTWPTVSGQVSDCLGQGVGVSGERVQVENRFDAHVSPSTGEPELYCEGNGRPGTPQPVVSGIDQLRARYLRRGGMQFVDAEAMRVDDWRDVVAVHVCVRARGEPMREPARQVDCDGRAAVAQDGRARLTLHRVVALRNAAVAFGDMLRDGTHAREVLR; this comes from the coding sequence ATGAACGTTGATCGCCGCATGCGTGCACATACGCTGCTCGAAGTGCTGATCGCGATGACCGTCGGTCTCCTCGTGCTCGCGGCGGCCGGTGCGCTGTACCACGCGCAGCGTGTTGCGCAGCGGCGCGCGGAGGACGGGTTCCGGATGCGCGATGCGGCCGGCACCGCGCTGATGCTGATCGGCCAGCAGCTCCAGATGGCAGGATTCCGGCCGCTCGATGCCGAAGGCGCGTCATCGTTGCCGCCGGTGTTCGGCTGTTCGATGGCGCGCGTGCGAGGCGACGGCGCGCAGGTGCGCTGCGAGCCCGTACGCGCTTCGTCGGACGCGTTGCTGATCCGGTACGTCGGCGATGCCGTGTCGACGTGGCCGACGGTGAGCGGCCAGGTGTCGGATTGTCTCGGGCAGGGTGTCGGCGTGTCGGGCGAACGAGTGCAGGTGGAGAACCGCTTCGATGCGCACGTCAGCCCGTCGACGGGCGAGCCCGAACTGTACTGCGAAGGAAACGGCCGTCCGGGCACGCCACAGCCGGTGGTGTCGGGAATCGATCAGTTGCGCGCGCGTTATCTTCGTCGCGGCGGCATGCAGTTCGTCGATGCCGAAGCAATGCGTGTCGACGACTGGCGCGATGTGGTGGCCGTGCATGTCTGCGTGCGGGCGCGCGGCGAACCGATGCGCGAGCCGGCCCGTCAAGTCGACTGCGATGGTCGCGCTGCGGTTGCACAGGACGGCCGTGCACGTTTGACGCTGCATCGCGTCGTCGCGTTGAGGAATGCAGCGGTCGCATTCGGCGACATGTTGCGCGACGGAACGCACGCGCGCGAGGTGTTGCGATGA
- a CDS encoding DUF3318 domain-containing protein gives MSQNVTGNAHRPHSSRSNWSASQHRALRKELLILRSEVERLELAEAAGEMRQAVTRFSWLKVFVPGLSSNKFSQSAKNLNASLGHLVNQYPMLSSLASLVLAKPVRSLLRASAGPALKWGTLGFAAWEVYRIWKQSRDERGLDAHDD, from the coding sequence ATGAGCCAGAACGTCACGGGCAATGCACACCGCCCCCATTCGTCGCGATCGAACTGGAGCGCGTCGCAGCATCGCGCACTCCGCAAGGAATTGCTGATCCTGCGATCCGAAGTCGAGCGGCTCGAACTCGCGGAAGCCGCCGGCGAAATGCGCCAGGCCGTCACCCGCTTCAGCTGGCTCAAGGTGTTCGTCCCCGGCCTTTCCAGCAACAAGTTCAGCCAGTCCGCAAAAAACCTGAATGCGAGCCTCGGCCACCTCGTCAACCAGTATCCGATGCTGAGTTCGCTTGCGTCGCTCGTGCTGGCGAAACCCGTTCGCTCGCTGCTGCGCGCGAGCGCGGGCCCCGCGCTGAAGTGGGGCACGCTAGGCTTTGCCGCATGGGAGGTCTACCGGATCTGGAAGCAGTCGCGAGACGAGCGCGGACTCGACGCGCACGACGACTGA
- a CDS encoding EAL domain-containing protein, with product MIPPTIPELVTRAGQLPYLRDHLVLAEGGTASANLPERTLGSAYEPIYDVTMPGAPQSTSFADTIERYGDELGFQAVTLVTGAAHDPVDSAVDDQTLVAIDRLSRALHAINFFGAQRHGLLFLRVHERLLKSVKYDHGKHFSSVLQRFGLPTERIVIELPAVAVAHKTFLGYLTRSYQHHGFKVADKLPDPGRILAVESDMARPDYIKMDAGVALRDGMVKALVAYAQRVRIPLIFDGVVDETQCELLRQHDVRFMQGPVFAKVVTV from the coding sequence ATGATTCCGCCCACCATTCCCGAGCTGGTCACCCGTGCCGGGCAACTGCCGTATCTGCGGGATCACCTCGTGCTCGCCGAAGGCGGCACCGCGAGCGCGAATCTGCCCGAGCGCACGCTCGGCAGCGCCTACGAACCGATCTACGACGTGACGATGCCCGGTGCGCCGCAATCGACGTCGTTCGCCGATACGATCGAGCGCTACGGCGACGAACTCGGTTTCCAGGCGGTCACTCTCGTCACGGGTGCCGCGCACGATCCGGTCGACTCGGCCGTCGACGATCAGACGCTCGTCGCGATCGATCGCCTGTCGCGCGCGCTGCACGCGATCAACTTCTTCGGCGCGCAGCGCCACGGGCTGCTGTTCCTGCGCGTGCACGAACGGCTGCTCAAGAGCGTGAAGTACGACCACGGCAAGCATTTCTCGTCGGTGCTGCAGCGCTTCGGGCTGCCGACCGAGCGGATCGTGATCGAGCTGCCGGCGGTCGCGGTCGCGCACAAGACCTTCCTCGGCTACCTGACGCGCAGCTACCAGCATCACGGCTTCAAGGTCGCGGACAAGCTGCCCGATCCGGGCCGCATCCTCGCGGTCGAATCGGACATGGCGCGGCCCGACTACATCAAGATGGATGCGGGTGTCGCGTTGCGCGACGGGATGGTCAAGGCGCTCGTCGCGTATGCGCAGCGCGTGCGGATTCCGCTGATCTTCGACGGCGTCGTCGACGAGACGCAGTGCGAGCTGCTGCGCCAGCACGACGTGCGGTTCATGCAGGGGCCCGTGTTTGCGAAGGTCGTGACGGTCTGA
- a CDS encoding type IV pilin protein: MNGRASVYRSAGFTLLELMIVLAIVAALAGWGIPSYREHVVRVHRASAVSALYRAAQYLETLDGAPPPALPDALAQAPPDGQAVYRLTLRRPDGGDSPVSYELEASPLDTGPMHDDACGVFTLRSDGTKGNARRDGADEQGAACWGVR, translated from the coding sequence ATGAACGGGCGCGCGTCCGTGTATCGATCGGCGGGATTCACGCTGCTCGAGCTGATGATCGTGCTCGCGATCGTCGCGGCGCTGGCCGGATGGGGCATCCCGTCGTATCGCGAGCATGTCGTGCGCGTTCATCGCGCGTCGGCGGTGTCCGCGCTGTACCGGGCGGCCCAATATCTCGAAACGCTGGACGGTGCGCCGCCGCCGGCGCTGCCGGACGCGCTCGCGCAGGCGCCGCCGGACGGGCAGGCGGTCTATCGATTGACGCTCAGGCGGCCGGACGGCGGCGACTCGCCGGTGAGCTACGAACTGGAAGCAAGCCCGCTCGACACGGGTCCGATGCACGACGATGCCTGCGGCGTCTTCACGCTGCGTTCGGACGGGACGAAGGGCAATGCGCGGCGGGATGGCGCCGACGAACAGGGTGCTGCTTGCTGGGGCGTGCGTTGA
- a CDS encoding peroxiredoxin has protein sequence MSLRLGDIAPDFEQESSLGPIKFHEWLGDGWGVLFSHPADYTPVCTTELGLTSKLKGEFEKRNVKVIALSVDGVESHKGWINDINETQSTVVGFPIIADADRKVSQLYDMIHPNANETLTVRSLFVIDPNKKVRLTITYPASTGRNFDEVLRVIDSLQLTDNYKVATPGNWKDGDDVVIVPSLQDPEELKKRFPKGFNAVRPYLRLTPQPNK, from the coding sequence ATGAGTCTGCGTCTTGGCGACATCGCACCGGATTTCGAGCAGGAATCGAGCCTGGGCCCCATCAAGTTTCACGAGTGGCTCGGCGACGGCTGGGGCGTCCTGTTCTCTCACCCGGCCGACTACACGCCGGTGTGCACGACCGAGCTCGGGCTGACCTCGAAGCTGAAGGGCGAATTCGAGAAACGCAACGTGAAGGTGATCGCGCTGTCGGTCGACGGCGTCGAATCGCACAAGGGCTGGATCAACGACATCAACGAAACGCAATCGACGGTCGTCGGCTTCCCGATCATCGCCGATGCGGACCGCAAGGTTTCGCAGCTGTACGACATGATCCACCCGAACGCGAACGAAACGCTGACGGTGCGCTCGCTGTTCGTGATCGACCCGAACAAGAAGGTGCGGCTCACCATCACCTATCCGGCCAGCACGGGGCGCAACTTCGACGAAGTGCTGCGCGTGATCGACTCGCTGCAGCTGACCGACAACTACAAGGTCGCGACACCCGGTAACTGGAAAGATGGCGACGACGTCGTGATCGTGCCGTCGCTGCAGGATCCGGAAGAGCTGAAGAAGCGTTTCCCGAAGGGCTTCAACGCGGTGCGTCCGTATCTGCGCCTGACGCCGCAGCCGAACAAGTAA
- a CDS encoding IclR family transcriptional regulator → MTLSTIDETTIDERKFVVALARGLDLLRAFRPGETMLGNRDFAERTGLPKATVNRLAYTLTVLGYLRYDETLGKYALDAGVLSLGYALLSGSGTIDLARPHMQALAREIGAAVSLGCRDGLDMIYLETIRSETALTLGLAPGSRLSMLTSSMGRAYLAVQPEDVRRALYAELHRAAGGAADADALVAAAQHAVAEFSAGGCCYSFRAWHMDVNAAAVPFREPREGRWLILSCSGPASSMDEEVFRTQVGPKLKALAQRLGQTA, encoded by the coding sequence ATGACACTTTCAACCATCGACGAAACCACGATCGACGAACGCAAGTTCGTGGTCGCGCTCGCGCGCGGGCTCGACCTGCTGCGCGCATTCCGGCCCGGCGAGACGATGCTCGGCAATCGCGACTTCGCAGAGCGCACGGGGCTGCCGAAGGCGACCGTGAACCGGCTCGCCTATACGCTGACCGTGCTCGGCTACCTGCGCTACGACGAGACGCTCGGAAAGTATGCGCTCGACGCCGGTGTGCTGTCGCTCGGCTACGCGCTGCTGTCGGGCTCGGGGACGATCGATCTCGCGCGGCCGCACATGCAGGCGCTCGCGCGCGAGATCGGCGCGGCCGTGTCGCTCGGTTGCCGCGACGGGCTCGACATGATCTATCTGGAGACGATCCGCAGCGAAACCGCGCTGACGCTCGGGCTCGCGCCCGGTTCACGGCTGTCGATGCTGACGAGCTCGATGGGGCGCGCGTACCTGGCCGTGCAGCCGGAGGACGTGCGTCGCGCGCTCTATGCGGAACTGCATCGCGCGGCCGGCGGCGCGGCCGACGCCGATGCGCTCGTCGCCGCCGCGCAGCACGCGGTGGCCGAGTTCTCGGCGGGCGGTTGCTGCTATTCGTTCCGTGCGTGGCATATGGACGTGAACGCGGCGGCCGTGCCGTTTCGCGAGCCGCGCGAGGGGCGCTGGCTGATCCTGAGCTGCAGCGGCCCCGCATCGTCGATGGACGAGGAGGTGTTCCGTACACAAGTCGGGCCGAAGCTGAAGGCGCTCGCGCAGCGGCTCGGGCAGACGGCCTGA
- a CDS encoding DUF883 family protein: protein MSEINKEKLMSDIKTVLADAEDLLKQAASSTGDRAAELREKAMSRLKQAKDKAADVQVVVVEKGKKAARATDDYVHEHPWTSIGVAAGVGVLIGLLINRK, encoded by the coding sequence ATGTCGGAAATCAACAAGGAGAAACTGATGTCGGATATCAAAACCGTTCTCGCAGACGCCGAAGACCTGCTCAAGCAAGCCGCCAGCAGCACGGGCGACCGTGCGGCCGAGCTGCGCGAGAAAGCCATGTCGCGCCTGAAGCAGGCCAAGGACAAGGCAGCCGACGTCCAGGTCGTGGTCGTCGAGAAAGGCAAGAAGGCCGCTCGCGCGACCGACGACTACGTGCACGAGCATCCGTGGACGTCGATCGGCGTTGCAGCCGGCGTCGGCGTGCTGATCGGCCTGCTGATCAACCGCAAGTAA
- a CDS encoding phage holin family protein translates to MTTDTTSQPSGQGPLRRLVGSAIGLLQTRLELVGIELAEEKERLMGVLFLGLAAMMLATMALISLTVLVTIAFWDTYRWQSLAAITALYAAGGIVCALKARSGFRDAPTVFEATLAELEKDRELFRGKP, encoded by the coding sequence ATGACGACAGACACCACCTCGCAGCCGTCCGGCCAAGGACCGCTGCGCCGCCTCGTCGGCTCCGCGATCGGGCTTCTGCAAACGCGCCTCGAACTGGTGGGCATCGAGCTTGCCGAGGAGAAGGAGCGCCTGATGGGCGTGCTGTTCCTCGGGCTCGCCGCAATGATGCTCGCGACGATGGCGCTCATCAGCCTGACCGTGCTCGTCACGATCGCGTTCTGGGATACCTATCGCTGGCAATCGCTCGCAGCGATCACCGCACTGTATGCCGCAGGCGGCATCGTATGCGCGCTGAAGGCGCGCTCGGGCTTCCGCGATGCGCCGACCGTGTTCGAAGCGACGCTCGCCGAACTCGAGAAAGACCGCGAACTGTTCCGCGGCAAGCCGTGA
- a CDS encoding type IV pilus modification PilV family protein, with the protein MAMRNAMHGTSLIEAMLAIALLATVMLAVAGSQLAMARTQRATIWRERALWLADARVERSRAGARADDGLAALAAAALPGGAMSLDDGPGGVRYAIVGWRGGNAAASPRCEAAGASAQPPSCVRIPFREAGADER; encoded by the coding sequence ATGGCCATGCGCAACGCAATGCACGGCACGTCGCTGATCGAGGCGATGCTGGCCATCGCGCTGCTCGCCACCGTGATGCTGGCGGTGGCCGGCAGCCAGCTCGCGATGGCGCGCACGCAACGGGCGACGATCTGGCGTGAACGCGCGCTGTGGCTGGCCGATGCGCGTGTCGAGCGCTCGCGCGCCGGCGCGCGAGCCGACGACGGTCTAGCGGCGCTGGCGGCTGCAGCGTTGCCCGGCGGCGCGATGTCGCTCGACGACGGGCCGGGCGGCGTCCGGTACGCGATTGTCGGCTGGCGTGGCGGCAATGCAGCGGCGTCGCCGCGATGCGAAGCCGCAGGTGCGTCGGCGCAGCCGCCGTCGTGCGTCCGGATTCCGTTTCGGGAGGCTGGTGCAGATGAACGTTGA
- a CDS encoding pilus assembly protein, which produces MAVGAAVAALTGTWFESALTESRRTRALSDRLIAFHAADAALAACTARLLRGSAPYVNEGESRAEPDAWRRMPAMAAAEAFAPFAGWPLVAQPPRCLIEAWRGAGPAGGRAYLVTARGVGAHASSSVWLQQQIAIRDGRVVALRWRRVAAVLR; this is translated from the coding sequence ATCGCGGTCGGCGCCGCCGTTGCAGCCCTGACAGGCACGTGGTTCGAATCCGCGCTGACGGAGTCGCGCCGTACGCGTGCGTTGTCGGATCGGCTGATCGCATTCCACGCGGCCGATGCCGCGCTCGCTGCGTGCACCGCGCGATTGCTCCGTGGCTCGGCGCCCTACGTGAACGAAGGCGAATCGCGCGCGGAGCCCGACGCGTGGCGGCGCATGCCGGCGATGGCAGCAGCCGAAGCATTCGCGCCGTTCGCGGGATGGCCGTTGGTCGCGCAGCCGCCGAGATGCCTGATCGAGGCGTGGCGCGGGGCGGGGCCGGCCGGCGGCCGCGCTTACCTCGTCACCGCACGTGGTGTCGGTGCGCATGCGTCGAGTTCCGTCTGGCTGCAACAGCAGATCGCGATCCGCGATGGACGCGTCGTCGCGCTGCGCTGGCGTCGTGTCGCGGCGGTGCTTCGATGA
- a CDS encoding GspH/FimT family pseudopilin, giving the protein MGLRYPSLKKVVRRSSGFTLVELMVAIALAAGLALYAAPAFDQWRMHERVDARSLALLGALSFARTEATRLGVRVTLCRAGNDGTCLRAGERCDPAEWSCDWLVSGQFDGQSRVLRRYPRDAEVAVAGAAHDLAFAPPVGQAIGGIRRFELRPRRGPSGADDARASRCVRIAAGGRARVVAGRCDAA; this is encoded by the coding sequence ATGGGACTGCGCTATCCATCCTTGAAAAAAGTAGTGCGACGCTCGAGCGGGTTCACGCTCGTCGAGTTGATGGTCGCAATCGCGCTGGCGGCCGGGCTCGCGCTCTATGCGGCGCCCGCGTTCGACCAGTGGCGCATGCACGAACGCGTGGATGCGCGCTCGCTTGCGTTGCTCGGGGCGCTGTCGTTCGCACGTACCGAGGCGACGCGTCTCGGCGTGCGCGTCACGCTGTGTCGGGCCGGGAACGACGGCACCTGTCTGCGTGCCGGTGAGCGGTGCGATCCGGCCGAATGGTCATGCGACTGGCTCGTCAGTGGGCAATTCGACGGGCAGTCGCGCGTGCTGCGACGTTATCCGCGCGATGCCGAAGTGGCCGTCGCGGGCGCTGCACACGATCTGGCTTTTGCGCCACCGGTCGGTCAGGCGATCGGCGGAATCCGGCGTTTCGAATTGCGTCCGCGACGCGGCCCGTCCGGAGCCGACGACGCACGTGCGTCGCGTTGCGTGCGGATTGCGGCGGGCGGCCGCGCGCGCGTTGTCGCCGGCCGTTGCGACGCGGCGTGA